The genomic segment CCCGGGCCGTGGTCCGCGCCCTCGCCGCCGCAGGGGCGTCGGAGGTCGTGGTGGTCGCCCGCCGAGAGGAGCCCGCCGGGGTGGCGGCCGCCCTCGCCGGTGCCGCCGGGCGGGTCGGGTCGCCCGACGAGGTCGACGGCGCCGAGCTCGTCGTCAACGCCACCCCCGTGGGGATGGGCCAGCGGGTCGCCGGCGGGCCCGAGGAGGGGGAGCGTGTGGTCCCCATCGGTGAGGCTCACGTCGATCCCGCCCTGCTGCCGCTCGACCCCGGGCTCCTCGGCCCCGGCCAGCTCGTCGTCGACCTCGTGTACGAGCCCCTCGTCACCCCGCTGGTGGCCGCGGCGCGGGAGCGAGGCGCCCGGGCGGCCAACGGCGTGGGCATGCTGATCCACCAGGCGGCGCTCTCCTTTCGCCTCTGGACCAGGGAGGACGCGCCCCTTGAGGCGATGTCGGCGGCCGTGCTGGCCCACCTCGCCGGCGCCGGCCACCCTGAGCGAACCTGAGCCCCGATCCGGAGAAACCGGTGAAGTTCCGGCCGGGGACGGCCGATGGGATAGAACCGTCATCCCCCCTTCGGAGGTCACCGTGTCCCTACAGGGCACCCTCGACACGTTCGCACTCGCTGATGTCATCCGCCTGCTGGCGGCGACATCGAAGACCGGCCACCTGCGCATCACGAGCCCGCGCGGCGCGGGTGGCGCCTGGCTCGACGCCGGCCTCGTGGTGGGGATCGAGTCGCCGCTCGGTGGCGAGACCCCCGAGACCCGCGCCTTCGAGCTGCTGCGCCTCGAGGAGGGC from the Acidimicrobiales bacterium genome contains:
- the aroE gene encoding shikimate dehydrogenase; its protein translation is MTALAGSGSSWPGASTRVAGVIGDPVRHSLSPRLHNAAFRALELDWVYLAFAVPAGGARAAIEGVRALGIDGLNVTMPHKADVAAAVDTLSPAATALGAVNTVVRSGSVLEGHNTDGDGFVASLRADDGFDPSGRRCLVLGSGGAARAVVRALAAAGASEVVVVARREEPAGVAAALAGAAGRVGSPDEVDGAELVVNATPVGMGQRVAGGPEEGERVVPIGEAHVDPALLPLDPGLLGPGQLVVDLVYEPLVTPLVAAARERGARAANGVGMLIHQAALSFRLWTREDAPLEAMSAAVLAHLAGAGHPERT